GTGTGCTCCGGCGGGTTCCCCTGCGACCAGGCGTCGTACTCGATGCCGCGGGCGCCTTCGCGGGAGACGAAGTTCGGGTAGGTGCGCTCGATGCCGGTGCCCTTGATCGGCTCGTGCGCGTTGATCAGCAGCCGGTGCCGGGCGGCCTTGTGGATCACCCGCTGGTAGTGCTCCACCATCCACTGGTCGTGGTGGTGGTGCGCGTCGATGTCCCCGGCGTAGCCGGTCTTCACGCCCGGCATTCCGAGCTCGGCGTAGAGGGCGAAGGCCTGGTCGAGCTGCCGCTCGTAGTTGTCGACGCCGCCGCCGGTCTCGTTGTGCGCGAGGAACGCCACCCCGCGCTCGCGGCAGCGGTCGAGCACCTGACGCAGGTCCAGCTGCTCGTTCGGCGTGAGGAAGTCCTGGTCGTCGCCGAAGTCGCCGCCGGTCTTCCAGCCCTTGTTCCAGCCTTCGGCCAGCACGTAGGGAATCCCGTTGTCCGCGGCGAAATCCACCGCGCGCAGCACGTTCTCGGTGCTCGCGCCCAGGTCCGGGCCCTCGATCCAGGTGTTGCGTCCCTTGTGGATCTCCCACCACACGCCGAGGAACTTGCCGGGCGCGATCCACGAGGTGTCCTCGATCGCGCAGGGCTCGTTGAGGTTGAGCACCAGGTTCGACTCGACCAGCGCACCCGGCTCGCGGCCGATCAGGAACGCCCGCCACGGAGTCGGGAAGGGCGTGCGCAGCAACGCCTTCCGCCGCCCTTCGCCCTTGCGCGGCACCAGCGCGCTGCGCAACCCCGGCCCGCCGTCGATCTTGGTGAGCGTCATGTCCGGGTAGCTCAGCAGCGCGGCCTCGTGCACCGCGAGGTACAGGTCGTCGGCGACCCGCAGCGTCAGCGGCGTCGCGAGGTCGCCGAGCCGTTCGGCGTCCTCGCGGGGTTCCTGCCAGGGGTGCAGCTTCCCCGCGCCGGTCAGGGGCGTCTCGGTGTAGAGGTATTCGACGGAGTCGTAGTTGGCCGGGGTGGACCACGCGGTGTGGTCGGCGGTGAAGCGGAACTCGGTGTGCTCGTCGAGCACCTCGAAATCGCCGAGGTCGGGCTGCTGCGGGAAGAAGTAGCGGAATCCGACGCCGTCGTCGAACACGCGGAACTCGACGTCGAAGTCGACCTGTTCGTGCAGCCGCACCACGGTGCTGCGGCAGTGGCTGCGGATCTCGGCCGACGAGCCCCACACCGGCCGCCAGGTCTCGTCCAGTTCGTCGTGGGCGATGCCCACCAGCTCGGCGGCCTCGCCCAAGCGCCGGTCGCCGAGTTCGAAGCCCATGCCCGACCAGTCGAGCACGACCTGGGTGCCGCGGGTGATGCGGTACTGCGGTGTCCCCTCCTGCAACCGGAACTGCGCGGTGATCGAGCCGTCGGGCGAGCTCGTCGTGATCGGTTCGCCCGCCGCTTGCGCCGCGGTGCCCGGACTCCAGGCCAGTGCGGTGAATCCGGCGACGCCCGCCGCCTTGCCGAACGTGCGCCGGTCGATCTCGTTCGTGGACATGCGACCCCTTCGTCGTCGTTGCGCCACCGGCTCGTCCGTCCGCAGCGGGGCGATCCGCCGCGGGCTCGGCCGGAAGCGGGTCGAAACGATTCGATCAAGACCGGCGGCCAGTGTTCAGCCGACCGCGGGGCCGGTCAAGGGAAAGGGCACGTCATTGCGACATCCGGGCGACCCGCCCGATCACCGATCAGTCCTCAAAGGACGGTCCGCGGTTCTCAGTGCTGAATCCGGGACCAGGAACGCGCGGCGCGATCGGACGCGTCCCCCAAGCCGACGATCAGGTTGACGGCCATCGGGATGAACACCTGCTCCAGATCGTCGAACCGGTCGAAGTGCCCGGACAGTTCGAGGGTCACGTAACCGTGCAGCATGCTCCACAGCTGCGCGGCGGCGCGGGCCGGTTCCTGCTCCCGGATCCGGCCCGCGCCGACGGCCCGGTCGGCGGCGGCGACGAGATGCCCGTAGGCGCGCTCGGCCACCTCCGACTCGCCGGCGGAACCCCCGGACGCCGGTAGGCCGAACATCAGGTCGTAGAGGTGGGGGTTGTCCCGAGCGGCGGCGCGGTAGGCCAGCGCGAGGCCGCCCAGATCGGTGATGGGGTCGTCGGTGATCGGCACCGCCGCGAGGCGGCCGTCCAATCGCCGGAAGCCCTCGTCGACGACCGCGGCGAGCAGCTGCGGCATCCCGCCGAAGTGGTGGTAGACGGCCATCGTCGACGCGTCGACCTCGCGCGCGAGCCTGCGGGCCTGCAGCACCGCCGGACCTTCTTCGACGAGCAGTCGTACCGCGGTCTCCACGAGCCGATCCCGCATGCTCGCGCCGCTCTTGTCCGTGGTGCTCACTCTTGCCAACCTCCCATAACGCCGTTATGTTAGCCGCATAACAGCGTTATGAACAGGACGGAGCTCGATCATGAGCGACAACCCCTACCTGAACGGCAACTTCGCCCCCGTCACCCAGGAGCACACGCTGACCGAGGTGGCCGTCACCGGGTCGATCCCGGAACACCTCGACGGGCGCTACCTGCGCAACGGCCCCAACCCGCTCGGCGAAGTCGATCCGGCCACCTACCACTGGTTCATGGGCGACGGCATGGTGCACGGGCTCCGGCTGCGCGACGGCCGCGCCGAGTGGTACCGGAACCGGTGGGTGCGCTCGCCGGAAGTCGCCGCACGGCTCGGCGAACCCCTGCCGGGCGGCCGCAAGCACCGGGCCGGGCTGAACACGCTCGGCGCGAACACCAACGTCATCGAGCACGCCGGGCGCACCCTGGCGCTCGTCGAAGGCGGCGTCGCGAACTACGAGCTCACCGACGAGCTCGACACCGTCGGCCCGTGCGACTTCGACGGCACCTTGACCGGCGGCTACACCGCCCACCCCAAGCGGGACCCCGCCACCGGCGAGCTGCACGCCGTGTCGTACTTCTTCGGCCGCGGCAACACCGTGCAGTACTCGGTCATCGGCGTCGACGGCCGGTGCAGGCGCAGCGTCGACATCGAGGTCACCGGATCGCCGATGATGCACGACTTCTCGCTGACCGAGAACCACGTGGTGTTCTACGACTTACCCGTCACCTTCGACGTCCGGGAGGCTTCGCGGACCACGGTGCCGCCGCTGCTGCGCAGGCCCGCGCAACTGGTGCTGTCCGCGATCATCGGCAAGGTCCGGGTGCCCGATCCGATCGCCGCGATGGCCGCCGACCGGGGCGGCGCCAACACCGGGTTCCCGTACCGCTGGGACCCGCGCTACCCGGCGCGGGTCGGCGTCATGCCGCGCGACGGCGGCAGTGCCGACGTGCGCTGGTTCGAGGTCGAACCGTGCTACGTCTTCCACCCCATGAACGCCTACGACGACGGCGCGACCGTGGTGCTCGACGTGGTGCGGCACCCGAAGATGTTCGACGCCGACCGGCGCGGCCCCGACGACGGGCCGCCCGCGCTGGATCGCTGGACCGTCGACCTCACCGCCGGGAAGGTGCGCGAACAACGCCTCGACGATCGGCCCCAGGAATTCCCCAGGGTCGACGAACGACTCGTCGGACGGCGGCACCGCTACGGCTACGCGCCCGCGGTCGGGCGCAGACTGGAGCAGGGATCCGCCCTGCTCAAGCACGACCTGCGGGAGGGCACGACCACGACGCGGGAGTTCCCGCCCGGCACGGAGATCGGCGAGTTCGTCTTCGAACCCCGCACCCCGGATTCCACCGAGGACGACGGCGTCCTGATGGGCTTCGTCCACGACAAGCGGGAATCCCGCAGCGACCTGCTGATCCTCGACGCGGCCGGCCTCGACACCGTCGCCGCGGTGCACCTGCCCACCCGGGTGCCGAACGGTTTCCACGGGAACTGGGTCCCCACCGGACGATGACCTCCACCGCCTGTCTTTGATCTTGGCTTGAGCAGTGGGCCGGGTAGCGGAACCTCAGCGGTTTCCTCGCTGCGGGATCTTTTTTCCAAGTGGCTCCGCCACGAGGAAAAAGCCGTCCTCGCGAGGAAACAGGAAACCGCTGAGAACCCGCCGGTGGTCTTCTTGCTCAAGCCGGTCGCTGCTCAGCGGCTCCGCCGCTGACAAGACAACGACCGACAACGTCGCTCACTGGGAATCCGAGATCAAAGACAGGCGGTCACGATGCGCGATGGCCCAGGGCGGCCGAAATGCCCTGGGCGCTGCGGCCGACCACCTTCACCAGGCCGCGCATCCGGGCGGCGGGCATGTACGGCCGGGTCGCCGAGACGCTGATCGCGCCGACCAGGTCGCCCGCCGCGTCCCGGATCGGCGCCGCGACGCAGCGGATGCCCGGCTCGTTGTCCTCGGTGTCCATCGCCACCTGCGAGTCGACGTACTCGCGCATCCTGGCGGTGAACGCGTCGATGTCCCCGCCGCGCGCCGCGCCGGGTTCGACCGGGGTTTCGGCTTCGTACAACGGTTCCCACTCCTGCGGCGAGTCCAGCAGCAGCGCCATGCCGACCCCGGTGCGGGTCAGCGGCATCCGGTGCCCGATGCGCGAACGCATCTCCGCACCCCGGGAACCGGGCAGCTTGTCGAGGTAGAGCACCGAGGCGCCGTCGCGGACGGCGAGGTGCACGGTGTCCTGCAACTGCTCAGAGAGCTCCTCCAGCACGGGCCGCGCCACCACCGGCAGCGGATTGCCGTGCAGCGCCTGGAATCCGAGTTCGATCAGCGTCGGCCCGAGCGCGTAGCCGTCCCGGCCGGTGCGCAAGTACCCCTCCCGGACCAGCAGCTGCGCCAGCCGGTGCGCGGTGCTGCGGCCCAGACCGGTGCGCTCGACGAGGGCCCGCAGGTCGGTGGCGCCGTCGGCGACGGCGCGGACCACGGCGAGCCCCTTGGCCAGCGTCCGGGTGCCGGCAGCTCGGCGGCGTCCTCGGAAACCATGCCGCGATCCTACATATCGGGACCGTATTCGCATTATCGGGAATCATCTCGCACAGTTCCGCCCATGACCGACGCCGCTGCGAGCCTGATCGCGCTCGATTGGGGGACCACCGCCCAGCGCGCCTGGCTGCTCGACGGCGACGGCGGAATCCTCGCCACCCGCCGACCCGAACTGGGCCTGCTGCCGACCACGGCGGGGCTCGACGTCCGCGACGCCGACGCGCGGGCCCGCGCGTACGAGACCGCGTTCTGGTCGGCGTGCGGCGAGTGGGTCACCGCGCACCCGGAGCTGCCGGTGCTCGCGTGCGGGATGGTCGGCAGCGCGCAGGGCTGGGCCGAGGCGGGCTACCTCACCGCCCCCGCCGAGCTCCGCTTCGGCTCCGGCGCGCTCACGCGGGTCGAGCACCGCGGCGGTGCCGCCCACCTCGTTCCCGGGCTGCGGACACCGTCCCAGCACGGCCGCCCGGGCGACGTCATCCGCGGCGAGGAGACCCAGATCGTCGGTGCGCTGGAGGCACTGGGCTCCCCCGCCGAGGCGGTCACGCTGGTGCTGCCCGGCACGCACGGCAAGTGGGTGCGGGTGGACGGCGGCAAGGTCGTCTCGTTCGCCACGGCGATGTCCGGCGAGCTGTTCGGCCTGCTCACCACCGGCGGCATCCTCGCCCGCACCGCCGCCGGAGCGCGCCGCGACGACGCGGCGTTCGCGCGCGGACTGGCCGCCGACCGTTCGCGCGGACTGTCCACCGAACTCTTCGGCGCCCGGCCGCTGGTGCTCGACGGGCTGCTCGATCCGGCCTCGGTGCCCGACTACGTCTCCGGCGTGCTCATCGCCGACGAGGTCGGCCACCTCGCGCCGACCGTCGGCGCGGGCCCGGTGGTGCTGTGCGGCACCGAGGACCTGTGCCGCCGGTACGCGGCGGCACTGGCCGCGCACGACATCGTCCCGACCGTGCTCACCGAGGACGTGGCGGCGCGCGGGCTGTGGCGGATCGCGCTGTCGACCGGACTCCTGGGCTCGTCCGGGCGGAACGGGTCATGACCGAGCATCGTCCCCCGCGACATCGAGGAACAGGAGCGGCAATGGCAAGCACCGGACTGGTCGCGATCCTGCGCGGCGTCACCCCCGGCGACGTGGCCGGCATCGGCGAAGTCCTCGCCGACGAGGGCATCGACGCCATCGAAGTACCGCTGAACTCCCCGGAGCCGTTCACCTCGGTCGCGCGCCTCGCCGCCGCCGTGGGCGACCGGTGCGTGGTGGGCGCCGGCACCGTGCTCGACGTGGAGGACGTGGCGCGCGCCCGCGACGCCGGTGCGCGGATCGTCGTCGCGCCCAACGCGGATGGCGCGGTCATCGCGGCGGCCGTGGACGCGGGGCTGCGCCCCTACCCCGGCGTGGCCACGCCGACCGAGGCGTTCGCCGCCGTCGCCGCCGGAGCACGCCACCTCAAGCTGTTCCCCGCCGACTCGATCGGCATCGCCGGGATGAAGGCGTGGCGCGCGGTCCTGCCGCCCGACGTCGAACTGCTCCCCGTCGGCGGAGTCGACGAGACCGGCCTCGCCGCCTGGGCGGCGGCCGGAGCGGGCGGCGCGGGCCTCGGCTCCGCGCTCTACCGGCCGGGCGACGGTCCCGAACGGGTCCGCGCCCGAGCAGCCGCGTTCCGCCGGGCCTGGACCGCCGGAACCGGCTGAGGAACCCGGCTCGCGGGCTCGCCACGTCGGCGCCGAAGCCGATGAGCACCGCCGAACGACCCGCCGCGCAACTCACCCCGAACGTGCTCCGGAGAAGGAAGAGCCATGAAGATCACGTCAATGACGACATATCAGGTTCCGCCGCGCTGGCTGTTCCTGAAGATCGAGACCGACGAAGGCGTCGTCGGGTGGGGCGAGCCGGTCCTGGAGGGCCGCGCCGACGCGGTGGCCGCCACCGTCGACGAGCTCTCCGACTACCTCATCGGCCAGGACCCGTCCCGGATCGAGGACATCTGGACGGTGCTCTACCGCGGCGGGTTCTACCGGGGCGGCGGCATCCACATGAGCGCGCTCGCCGGGATCGACCAGGCGCTGTGGGACATCCGCGGCAAGGCGCTCGGGGTGCCGGTGCACGACCTGCTCGGCGGCCGGGTGCGGGACCGGATCAAGGTCTACTCGTGGATCGGCGGCGACCGCCCCGCCGAGACCGCGCAGGCCGCCGCCGCGGTGGTCGAACGCGGCTTCACCGCGGTGAAGATGAACGGCACCCAGGAACTCCAGTACCTGGACAGCTGGGCCGAGGTCGACCGGTGCGTGGCCAACGTCGCCGCGGTGCGGGAGGCCGTCGGCCCCGACATCGGCATCGGCGTGGACTTCCACGGCCGCGTGCACCGGCCGATGGCCAAGGTGCTGCTGCGCGAGTTGGAGCCCTACCGGTTGATGTTCGTCGAGGAACCGGTGCTCTCCGAGCACCTGGACGATTTCGCCGGCGTGCTGCGGGGTTCGCCGATCCCGATCGCGCTGGGCGAGCGGCTGTACTCGCGGTGGGACTTCAAGTCGGTGCTGGCCTCCGGGGCGGTGGACATCGTGCAGCCCGACCCGTCGCACTGCGGCGGGATCACCGAGGCCCGCAAGATCGCGCACATGGCGGAGGCCCACGACGTGGCGCTGGCGCTGCACTGCCCGCTCGGGCCGATCGCGCTGGCCGCCTGCCTGCAGATCGACGCGGGCTGCCACAACGCCACGATCCAGGAGCAGAGCCTCGGCATCCACTACAACACCTCCAACGACCTGCTGGACTACCTGGTCGACCCGGCGGTGTTCACCTACGACGCCGGGCAGGTCGCGATCCCGACCGGACCCGGACTGGGCATCGAGATCAACGAGGCCTACGTCGCCGAGCGCGCCGCCGAAGGGCACCGCTGGCGCAACCCGGTGTGGCGGCACGCCGACGGATCCGTGGCGGAGTGGTGAGCGACATGACCGACACCGCAACGACCGCTCGCTCCGCTTCCCGCGCCCGCGTGCTCATCGCGGTGCTGCTGTTCGGCACCGTCGTGATCAACTACCTGGACCGCTCGAACCTCTCGATCGCGCTGCCCGCCATCGCCGAGGAGATGGACCTGTCGAAGGCCCAGCAGGGCCTGCTGCTCTCGGCGTTCGGCTGGACCTACGCGGCGATGCAGCTGCCCGGCGGCTGGCTCGTGGACCGGATCCGGCCGCGCGTGCTCTACCCGCTGTGCCTGGTGCTGTGGTCGCTGGCGACGGTGTTCATGGGCATGGTCGGCGGTTTCGTCGCGCTGATCGTCTTACGGCTGCTGGTCGGCGCCTGCGAAGCCCCCGCCTACCCGATCAACAGCCGGGTCGCCACGGTGTGGTTCCCGGAGCGGGAACGCGCGACCGCGATCGGCTTCTACACGTCCGGCCAGTTCATCGGCCTCGCGATGCTGACTCCGGTGCTGTCGTGGTTGCAGGCCGCGGTGTCCTGGCACTGGGTCTTCATCCTCACCGGCCTGGTCGGGATCGTCTGGGGCGCCGTCTGGTACCTCGCCTACCGGGAACCGCGCGAGTCGCGGGCCAACGCCGCCGAGATCGAGCTGATCAGCTCCGGCGGCGGGCTGGTCGACCTCGTCGACGAGCAGCCCAAACGCGCCCGGATCACCCGCGGCGACCTCGCCACCGTGCTCGGGCGGCGGAAGCTGTGGGGCATCTACCTGGGCCAGTTCTGCCTGACCTCGACGCTGTGGTTCTTCCTCACCTGGTTCCCGACCTACCTGGTGGAGTACCGCGGCATGGACTACATCGAGTCCGGTTTCCTCGCCGCGCTGCCGTTCGTGGCCGCGCTGATCGGAGTGCTGACCTCGGGCGTCGTCTCGGACTTCCTGCTGCGCCGGGGAACGTCGCTCGGCCTGGCGCGCAAGGCGCCCATCGTCGTCGGCCTGCTGCTGAGCACGCTGATGGTGGGCGCGAGCTTCACCGACTCGACGGCCCTGGTGATCGTGTTCCTGTCGGTGGCGTTCTTCGGCAACGGCCTCGCCTCCATCACCTGGTCGCTCGTGTCGGCGCTGGCACCGGAACGGCTGCTCGGGCTCACCGGCGGCATGTTCAACTTCATCGGCAACCTGTCGTCGATCGCGACGCCGATCGTGATCGGGTTCCTGGTCACCGACGTCAGCTTCACCCCGGCCTTCGCCTACATGACCGCGGTCACCCTG
This window of the Saccharopolyspora gloriosae genome carries:
- a CDS encoding 2-dehydro-3-deoxy-6-phosphogalactonate aldolase codes for the protein MASTGLVAILRGVTPGDVAGIGEVLADEGIDAIEVPLNSPEPFTSVARLAAAVGDRCVVGAGTVLDVEDVARARDAGARIVVAPNADGAVIAAAVDAGLRPYPGVATPTEAFAAVAAGARHLKLFPADSIGIAGMKAWRAVLPPDVELLPVGGVDETGLAAWAAAGAGGAGLGSALYRPGDGPERVRARAAAFRRAWTAGTG
- a CDS encoding IclR family transcriptional regulator translates to MVRAVADGATDLRALVERTGLGRSTAHRLAQLLVREGYLRTGRDGYALGPTLIELGFQALHGNPLPVVARPVLEELSEQLQDTVHLAVRDGASVLYLDKLPGSRGAEMRSRIGHRMPLTRTGVGMALLLDSPQEWEPLYEAETPVEPGAARGGDIDAFTARMREYVDSQVAMDTEDNEPGIRCVAAPIRDAAGDLVGAISVSATRPYMPAARMRGLVKVVGRSAQGISAALGHRAS
- a CDS encoding carotenoid oxygenase family protein translates to MSDNPYLNGNFAPVTQEHTLTEVAVTGSIPEHLDGRYLRNGPNPLGEVDPATYHWFMGDGMVHGLRLRDGRAEWYRNRWVRSPEVAARLGEPLPGGRKHRAGLNTLGANTNVIEHAGRTLALVEGGVANYELTDELDTVGPCDFDGTLTGGYTAHPKRDPATGELHAVSYFFGRGNTVQYSVIGVDGRCRRSVDIEVTGSPMMHDFSLTENHVVFYDLPVTFDVREASRTTVPPLLRRPAQLVLSAIIGKVRVPDPIAAMAADRGGANTGFPYRWDPRYPARVGVMPRDGGSADVRWFEVEPCYVFHPMNAYDDGATVVLDVVRHPKMFDADRRGPDDGPPALDRWTVDLTAGKVREQRLDDRPQEFPRVDERLVGRRHRYGYAPAVGRRLEQGSALLKHDLREGTTTTREFPPGTEIGEFVFEPRTPDSTEDDGVLMGFVHDKRESRSDLLILDAAGLDTVAAVHLPTRVPNGFHGNWVPTGR
- a CDS encoding 2-dehydro-3-deoxygalactonokinase gives rise to the protein MTDAAASLIALDWGTTAQRAWLLDGDGGILATRRPELGLLPTTAGLDVRDADARARAYETAFWSACGEWVTAHPELPVLACGMVGSAQGWAEAGYLTAPAELRFGSGALTRVEHRGGAAHLVPGLRTPSQHGRPGDVIRGEETQIVGALEALGSPAEAVTLVLPGTHGKWVRVDGGKVVSFATAMSGELFGLLTTGGILARTAAGARRDDAAFARGLAADRSRGLSTELFGARPLVLDGLLDPASVPDYVSGVLIADEVGHLAPTVGAGPVVLCGTEDLCRRYAAALAAHDIVPTVLTEDVAARGLWRIALSTGLLGSSGRNGS
- a CDS encoding glycoside hydrolase family 97 protein is translated as MSTNEIDRRTFGKAAGVAGFTALAWSPGTAAQAAGEPITTSSPDGSITAQFRLQEGTPQYRITRGTQVVLDWSGMGFELGDRRLGEAAELVGIAHDELDETWRPVWGSSAEIRSHCRSTVVRLHEQVDFDVEFRVFDDGVGFRYFFPQQPDLGDFEVLDEHTEFRFTADHTAWSTPANYDSVEYLYTETPLTGAGKLHPWQEPREDAERLGDLATPLTLRVADDLYLAVHEAALLSYPDMTLTKIDGGPGLRSALVPRKGEGRRKALLRTPFPTPWRAFLIGREPGALVESNLVLNLNEPCAIEDTSWIAPGKFLGVWWEIHKGRNTWIEGPDLGASTENVLRAVDFAADNGIPYVLAEGWNKGWKTGGDFGDDQDFLTPNEQLDLRQVLDRCRERGVAFLAHNETGGGVDNYERQLDQAFALYAELGMPGVKTGYAGDIDAHHHHDQWMVEHYQRVIHKAARHRLLINAHEPIKGTGIERTYPNFVSREGARGIEYDAWSQGNPPEHTVTLPFTTMLAGPFDYTPGIFDITWFPPQSPQDDHGDSNDGTRVHTTRAHQLALYPVLLSGLQQLADVPEHYEGVPEFEFLRQVPVSWDETRVLHGEIGDFITMARRSGPAWFVGSLTDEQQRTLEIPLDFLGDGRYVAHFYRDAPGTDVETNPNEVEVDHRLVDASTVIRAELAGGGGHALHLAPAGQDDAHLPEYR
- a CDS encoding MFS transporter yields the protein MTDTATTARSASRARVLIAVLLFGTVVINYLDRSNLSIALPAIAEEMDLSKAQQGLLLSAFGWTYAAMQLPGGWLVDRIRPRVLYPLCLVLWSLATVFMGMVGGFVALIVLRLLVGACEAPAYPINSRVATVWFPERERATAIGFYTSGQFIGLAMLTPVLSWLQAAVSWHWVFILTGLVGIVWGAVWYLAYREPRESRANAAEIELISSGGGLVDLVDEQPKRARITRGDLATVLGRRKLWGIYLGQFCLTSTLWFFLTWFPTYLVEYRGMDYIESGFLAALPFVAALIGVLTSGVVSDFLLRRGTSLGLARKAPIVVGLLLSTLMVGASFTDSTALVIVFLSVAFFGNGLASITWSLVSALAPERLLGLTGGMFNFIGNLSSIATPIVIGFLVTDVSFTPAFAYMTAVTLLGILSYVVLVGRVERVTER
- the dgoD gene encoding galactonate dehydratase, which encodes MKITSMTTYQVPPRWLFLKIETDEGVVGWGEPVLEGRADAVAATVDELSDYLIGQDPSRIEDIWTVLYRGGFYRGGGIHMSALAGIDQALWDIRGKALGVPVHDLLGGRVRDRIKVYSWIGGDRPAETAQAAAAVVERGFTAVKMNGTQELQYLDSWAEVDRCVANVAAVREAVGPDIGIGVDFHGRVHRPMAKVLLRELEPYRLMFVEEPVLSEHLDDFAGVLRGSPIPIALGERLYSRWDFKSVLASGAVDIVQPDPSHCGGITEARKIAHMAEAHDVALALHCPLGPIALAACLQIDAGCHNATIQEQSLGIHYNTSNDLLDYLVDPAVFTYDAGQVAIPTGPGLGIEINEAYVAERAAEGHRWRNPVWRHADGSVAEW
- a CDS encoding TetR/AcrR family transcriptional regulator, translated to MSTTDKSGASMRDRLVETAVRLLVEEGPAVLQARRLAREVDASTMAVYHHFGGMPQLLAAVVDEGFRRLDGRLAAVPITDDPITDLGGLALAYRAAARDNPHLYDLMFGLPASGGSAGESEVAERAYGHLVAAADRAVGAGRIREQEPARAAAQLWSMLHGYVTLELSGHFDRFDDLEQVFIPMAVNLIVGLGDASDRAARSWSRIQH